The following are encoded in a window of Camelus ferus isolate YT-003-E chromosome 20, BCGSAC_Cfer_1.0, whole genome shotgun sequence genomic DNA:
- the TMEM63B gene encoding CSC1-like protein 2 isoform X2, translating to MLPFLLATLGTTALNNSNPKDYCYSARIRSTVLQGLPFGGVPTVLALDFMCFLALLFLFSILRKVAWDYGRLALVTDADSVASAMHGDSHDRYERLTSVSSSVDFDQRDNGFCSWLTAIFRIKDDEIRDKCGGDAVHYLSFQRHIIGLLVVVGVLSVGIVLPVNFSGDLLENNAYSFGRTTIANLKSGNNLLWLHTSFAFLYLLLTVYSMRRHTSKMRYKEDDLVKRTLFINGISKYAESEKIKKHFEEAYPNCTVLEARPCYNVARLMFLDAERKKAERGKLYFTNLQSKDNVPTMINPKPCGHLCCCVVRGCEQVEAIEYYTKLEQKLKEDYKREKEKVNEKPLGMAFVTFHNETITAIILKDFNVCKCQGCACRGEPRASSCSESLHISNWTVSYAPDPQNIYWEHLSIRGFIWWLRCLVINVVLFILLFFLTTPAIIITTMDKFNVTKPVEYLNNPIITQFFPTLLLWCFSALLPTIVYYSAFFEAHWTRSGENRTTMHKCYTFLIFMVLLLPSLGLSSLDLFFRWLFDKKFLAEAAIRFECVFLPDNGAFFVNYVIASAFIGNAMDLLRIPGLLMYMIRLCLARSAAERRNVKRHQAYEFQFGAAYAWMMCVFTVVMTYSITCPIIVPFGLMYMLLKHLVDRYNLYYAYLPAKLDKKIHSGAVNQVVAAPILCLFWLLFFSTMRTGFLAPTSMFTFVVLVITIVICLCHVCFGHFKYLSAHNYKIEHTETDTVDPRSNGRPPSAAAVPKSAKYIAQVLQDSEVDGDGGPGSSGDEPPSSSSQDEELLMPPDGLTDTDFQSCEDSLIENEIHQ from the exons tgtggCTTCAGCTATGCACGGGGACAGTCATGACCGATATGAGCGTCTCACGTCTGTCTCCAGCTCCGTCGACTTTGACCAAAGAGACAAT GGTTTCTGTTCCTGGCTGACAGCCATCTTCAGGATAAA GGATGACGAGATCCGGGACAAATGTGGGGGCGATGCTGTGCACTACCTGTCCTTCCAGCGGCACATCATTGGGCTGCTGGTGGTCGTGGGCGTCCTCTCCGTAGGCATCGTGCTGCCTGTCAACTTCTCAGGGGACCTTCTGG aGAACAACGCCTACAGTTTTGGGAGAACCACCATTGCCAACTTGAAATCAGG gaacAACCTGCTATGGCTGCACACCTCCTTCGCCTTCCTGTACCTGCTGCTCACTGTCTACAGCATGCGCAGACACACCTCCAAGATGCGCTACAAGGAGGACGACCTG GTGAAGCGGACTCTCTTCATCAACGGAATCTCCAAATATGCAGAGTCAGAGAAGATCAAGAAGCATTTTGA GGAGGCCTACCCCAACTGCACGGTTCTTGAAGCCCGCCCATGTTACAACGTGGCTCGCCTTATGTTCCTTGATGCAGAGAG GAAGAAGGCTGAGCGGGGAAAGCTCTACTTCACAAACCTCCAGAGCAAGGACAACGTCCCCACCATGATCAACCCCAAGCCCTGCGGCCACCTCTGCTGCTGTGTGGTGCGAGGCTGCGAGCAG GTGGAGGCCATCGAGTACTACACGAAGCTGGAGCAGAAGCTGAAGGAGGACTACAAGCgggagaaggagaaagtgaaCGAGAAGCCTCTGGGCATGGCCTTCGTCACCTTCCACAACGAGACTATCACTGCCAT CATTCTGAAGGACTTCAACGTGTGTAAGTGCCAGGGCTGTGCCTGCCGCGGGGAGCCCCGCGCCTCCTCCTGCAGCGAGTCCCTGCACATCTCCAACTGGACTGTGTCCTATGCCCCTGACCCCCAGAACATCTACTG ggAGCACCTCTCCATCCGCGGCTTCATCTGGTGGTTGCGCTGCTTGGTCATCAATGTCGTCCTCTtcatccttctcttctttctcaccaCCCCggccatcatcatcaccaccatggACAAGTTTAACGTCACCAAGCCCGTGGAGTACCTCAAC AACCCCATCATCACCCAGTTCTTCCCCACCCTGCTGCTGTGGTGCttctcagccctgctccccaccatCGTCTACTATTCTGCCTTCTTTGAAGCCCACTGGACACG ctccgGAGAGAACAGGACAACCATGCACAAGTGCTACACCTTCCTCATCTTCATGGTGCTGCTCCTGCCCTCGCTGGGACTGAGCAG cctggaCCTCTTCTTCCGCTGGCTCTTTGACAAGAAGTTCTTGGCTGAGGCAGCTATTCGGTTTGA GTGCGTGTTCCTGCCAGACAACGGCGCCTTCTTCGTGAACTACGTCATTGCCTCGGCCTTTATCGGCAACGCCATGGACCTGCTGCGCATCCCGGGCCTGCTCATGTACATGATCCGGCTCTGCCTGGCTCGCTCCGCCGCCGAGAGGCGCAACGTGAAGCGG CATCAGGCCTACGAGTTCCAGTTTGGCGCAGCCTACGCCTGGATGATGTGCGTCTTCACGGTGGTCATGACCTACAGTATCACCTGCCCCATCATCGTGCCCTTCG GGCTCATGTACATGCTGCTGAAGCACCTGGTAGACAGGTACAATCTCTACTACGCCTACCTGCCGGCCAAGCTGGACAAGAAGATCCACTCGGGGGCTGTGAACCAGGTGGTGGCCGCGCCCATCCTCTGCCTCTTCTGGCTGCTCTTCTTCTCCACCATGCGCACAG GGTTTCTAGCCCCTACGTCCATGTTCACATTCGTGGTCCTGGTCATCACCATCGTCATCTGTCTCTGCCACGTCTGCTTCGGACACTTCAAATACCTCAGTGCCCACAACTACAAG ATTGAGCACACGGAGACAGACACCGTGGATCCCAGAAGCAATGGACGGCCCCCCAGTGCTGCTGCTGTCCCCAAATCTGCG AAATACATCGCTCAGGTGCTGCAGGACTCAGAAGTGGATGGGGATGGGGGTCCTGGGAGCTCAGGGGACGAGCCCCCATCGTCCTCGTCCCAAGATGAGGAGCTGCTGATGCCGCCCGACGGCCTCACGGACACAGACTTCCAGTCTTGTGAGGACAGCCTCATAGAGAATGAGATTCACCAGTAA